The sequence ACGCACATCCAGGAGGCGAAGGCCCTGTCGGTCGACGTCCGCCCAGGCCGGCGCCCGCGCGGCCCGGCCGCCGCAGCGATGGTCCGCGAGTACCGGCAGCGCGCCGGGGTGACCGACCGGACCGGCACCGAGATCTAGCGGACGACGATCGGGTGCACGCCCGCGGGGATCAGTTCGCCGATGACGGGGGCGCCGGGGATCTCGCCTGCGAGCAGGAGGCCGCCGGAGGTCTGGGCGTCGGCGAGCAGGAGCCGCTCGTCCTCGCCGGCGGCGCCGAAGTCGGTGTGCGGGGCCACCCAGTCGAGGTTGCGGCGGGTGCCGCCGCTGACGTACCCGTCCCGCAGGGACGCGCGGGCGCCGTCGAGGTAGGGGACGGCGGCGGCGTCGACCACGGCGGTCACGCCGGACGCGCGGGCCATCTTGTAGAGGTGGCCGAGCAGCCCGAAGCCGGTCACGTCGGTGGCGCAGGCGATCCCGGCGTCCAGGGCGGCGGCGGACGCGTCGCGGTTCAGCGCGGCCATGGTCGCGACGGCGTGCGCGAAGACCTCGCCCGTCGCCTTGTGCCGGTTGTTCAGGACGCCGAGACCGAGAGGCTTGGTGAGGCTGAGCGGCGTACCCGGCTTGCCGGCGTCGTTGCGCAGGAGGCGGGCGGGGTCGGCGACCCCGGTGACGGCCATGCCGTACTTGGGCTCGGGGTCGTCGACGCTGTGGCCGCCGCCGACGTGGCAGCCCGCCTCGGCGGCGACGTCGAGGCCGCCGCGCAGGACCTCCCGCGCCAGGTCGAACGGCAGGACGCCGCGGGGCCAGGCGAGCAGGTTCACCGCCACGAGGGGACGGCCGCCGATCGCGTAGACGTCGGACAGTGCGTTGGCGGCGGCGATGCGTCCCCAGTCGTAGGGATCGTCGACGACGGGTGTGAAGAAGTCGGCGGTGGCGACGGCGGCGAGGCCGTCCTGGAGCCTGACCACGGCCGCGTCGTCGCCGGTGTCCAGGCCGACGATCAGGTCGGCGTTGGGCGAGGCGGGTGCGGCGCCGAGGCCGGCGACGACCTCCTCGAGCTCGCCGGGCGGGATCTTGCAGGCGCAGCCGCCGCCGTGCGCGTACTGGGTCAGCCGTTTCGTGGGCGGTCCGGTCATGCCTGCCTTCCGGTGCAGCGGCGGCGGAGGTCGTCGACCCGGACCGTGTAGCCCCGGTCGTCCAGGTACTCCAGGAGCGGGACGGCGACGCGGCGGGAGGTGCCGAGCGCGCGGCGCGCCTCACTCAGCGTGAAGGGGCCGCCGAGCCGGGCGAGCAGCTCGGCGGCGCGGGCGTCGTCGCCGGGCAGCAGGACGACGCCGTCGGCCACCCTGAGGAGCGCGCCGGTCGCGGCGGCGACCGCGAGCATCTTCGGTGTGAGGCCGAGTTCGGCGAGCCGGTTCGCGTCCGGCGCCTGGAACGGCGCCGCGGCCAGGTCGCGGCGGACGGCCTCGACGGCCTCGCGCACGGGCGGCGGCAGCTCGGGGGAGGTCGTCCGGCCGTAGATCCTGCCCTCGCGCCGCCGGAGGCCCCCGGCGAGGGCGTCGACGAGGACGCGGTCGGGGAGGCCGAGGGCACGGCGCGCGGCGTCGGCCGGGAGCCCGGGGTCGGCGGGGTTCGCCGCGGCGTGCTCCTCGACGGCCGCCGCCAGGCGCTCGCGCAGGTCCTTCCAGTGGGCGGGGTCGGCGAGCCACTCCCCCGCCACCGGCTCGAAGGGGACGGGGACTCCCATCGCCACCAGGTCCGACCGGCTGATCAGGCCCCGGCGGCGGAGCTCCTCGGCGCCGTCCGGGCGCCCGCTCATGGCGGCGAGCACACGGGCCCGCGCCGCCGCCGCGCCGCGCCGCGCGAACGGCTCGGGACGGACGTCCAGGACGGTCGCCCCCGCCGGGACGCGATGCCGTCCGGGGTCGCGCAGCAGCGCGACGTCCCCGACGCGCAGCGGCAGCGGGCGGCGCAGCGACAGCCGCGCCGTGTCCTCCCCCAGCGGGCGGACGTGGACAGGCACGGCCGCCGACCCCGCGTGCAGCGTCAGCTCGCGCGGCAGGTCGGGCGCGGCGTCGCCGCGCAGCCGGACGTCGACGACGTCGGCGGTGAGCCAGCGCCCGGGGGCGAGCAGGGCGTCGCCCCGGCCGATCTCCCCCGCGTCCCCGTGCAGGTTGACGGCGACGCGGGCGACGGCGCCGACCTCCCGGTGGTCCTCCTTGAGGCTCTGCAGCCCCCGCACGCGCAGGAGGGCGTCGCCGGCGGCGAGGCGGTCGCCGACGCTGATCGTCCCCGCGCCGAGCGTGCCGGTCACGACCGTGCCCCGGCCACGGACGGTGAAGACCCGGTCGATCCAGAGGCGGACGTCGGCGTCCCGGTCGGGTTCCGGCAGGGAGCCGGTGAGCCGTTCCAGGGCCGCGCGAAGCCCGTCGAGGCCTTCGCCCGTGGCGCCGCTGACCACGACCGATTCGACGCGGCCGAGCGAGGTGGCCGCGAGGCGGGCGAGCGCCTCCTCGCGGACCCGGTCCGCCGCCGCCGCGTCGGCGAGGTCGCACCGCGTCACGACGAGGAGGCCGTGCCGGACGCCCAGCGCGTCCAGGACCGCCAGGTGCTCCGCGGACTGGCGCTGCCAGCCCTGGTCGGCGGCCACCACGAACATGACGGCCGGGACGGGCCCGACCCCGGCGAGCATCGTGGTGACGAGCCGCTCGTGACCGGGGACGTCCACGAACGCGATCCGTTCGCCGTCCGGCAGGGTCGTCCAGGCGAAGCCCAGCTCGATGGTGAGGCCGCGCCGGCGCTCCTCCTCCAGCCGGTCGGGCTCCATCCCGGTGAGGGCGCGGACGAGCGTGGACTTGCCGTGGTCGACGTGGCCGGCGGTCGCGACGACGTGCGTCATCGCGCCTCCGCCCGGATGGTCTGCGCGCGGACCGCCTCGGCGAGGACGCCGTCCTGGTCCGGTGGCACGGACCGCAGGTCGAGCAGGCACCGGCCGTCCTCGACCCGCCCCATGACGGCGGGCGTCCCCCGCCGCAGGCGCGCCGCGTACGGCTCGGGCACCGAGACCGCCGCGCTCGGCAGGACGACGCCCGGCGCCCCGCCGCCGCCGACCGCCGCCTCGCTCCCGACGGCCACCGCGTCCACTCCCGCGTCCCGCAGCCGGGCGGCCAGACGCTCGGCCCGTTCCCGCACGGCCGCCGCGTCGGCGCGCAGCCCCTCGCCGGTCGGGGTGAGCGGCCCGCGGAGGGTGGCCTCCAGGGCGGCGAGCGTCAGCTTGTCGACCCGCAGGGCCCGCGCGAGCGGATGGCGGGCGAGGCGCCGCACCAGCTCGTCCTTCCCGAGCAGGAGCCCGCACTGCGGCCCGCCGAGCAGCTTGTCGCCGCTGGCGGTGACCAGGTCCGCGCCCGCCTTGAGCATGGACGCGGCGTCGGGCTCGTCGGGCAGGAGCGGCTCGGGGACGAGCAGGCCGGAGCCGATGTCGGCCACGACCGGCACTCCGAGCCCGGTCAGCTCCGCGACGCCGGCGCCCCGCGTGAAGCCCGTCACGCGGAAGTTGGAGGGGTGCACCTTGAGGATGAACCCGGTCGCCTCGCCGACGGCCGCCGCGTAGTCGTCCGGCGCGGTCCGGTTCGTCGTGCCCACCTCGCGCAGCCGGGCGCCGGTGGCGGCGAGCAGTTCGGGGATCCGGAACCCGTCACCGATCTCCACCATCTCGCCGCGGCTGATGACGATCTCCCGGCCGGGCGCGAGCACGGCGGCGGCCAGCACCAGCGCCGCCGCACCGTTGTTGACCAGGTGCGCGGCCTCCGCCTGGGGCACCCGCTCCCGCAGCGCCGCGAGGGCCGACCGCCCGCGCTCGGCGCGCCGGCCGGTCTCCAGGTCGAGCTCGACGTCGGTGGCGCCGGAGGCCACGGCCACAGCCTCGCGGGCCGCCGCCGACAGCGGCGCGCGCCCGAGGTTGGTGTGCAGGAGGACGCCGGTCGCGTTGATCACCGGGTGGAGCCCGGAGGCGCTCGGCGGCAGCGACGCGACGGCGGCGTCGGCCACCGCCTCCGGTGCGATCTCCCCGGCGCGGGCCCGGCGCTGGGCCGCGGCGATCGCCGCCTTCACGACGCCGCGCCCGAGCCGTCCCGCCGCACCCGCGAGGCGGGGTTCGGCGAGCAGCACGTCCGTGCGGGTGATCCGCCGCCGCTCGTCCTCCCCCGCGGCGGGCCCGGCTCCGCGATCCATCAGGCGACCTCCGACATGCAGCGCTACCCCGCCAGCATGGCACGCAAACAGCGCCGCCCCCGGCAGGGGCGCGACCGTCCCTGCTAACATGCATGACTCATGCATGACAGAGTGGCGAACCTGCTGGGCGCCGCCTCGCTGGCGGTGACCGACCTCGTGCTGGCCGGGGCCACGGACGCGGGACGGGTGGGCGCGAGCGGCGCGGCGGCGCTGGTCGTCCTGTCCCACGCGCCCGGCCTCGGCGTCACCGAACTCGGACGCCGCGTCGGGCTGACCCAGTCCGCCGCCGCGCGCATGGTGGACGGGCTCCAGGCCGCCGGCCAGGTCCGGCGCCGCCCCGGCGGAGGGCGCGCCGTCCAGGTCCTGCTGACGCCGGAAGGCGAGGAGTCGGTGCGCGCGATGCTGGCCGCGCGGGGCGCGCCGCTGGCCGGTGTGCTGGCCGTCCTGGACGACGCCGAGCGCGAGGTGCTCACCGGGCTGCTGGCCAAGCTCCTGGCCCGCCTCTACGAGGAGATCGGCGACTCCGAGGTCATCTGCCGCCTCTGCGACCGGGGGTGCTGCACGAGCGGTGGCGTCTGCCCGGTCGGCCAGGCCGAACGCGACGCGGGACGCGCATGACGGGCGTTCTCCTGGCCCTCGCCTCGGCCCTGCTCTACGGCGTCGCCGACGTCTGGGGCGGGCTGCTGTCGCGGCGCGCCGACTTCGCCGCCGTCGCGCTGCTCGGCCAGATCGGCGGGCTCGCGTGCGCGGTCGCGGCCGCGCTCGCCGTGCCCGCCCGCGCCGTGTCCGCGGGGGATCTGGCGTGGGGCGCGCTCTCGGGCGCCGGGACGGGCCTCGCGATGGTCTTCCTGTACCGGGGGATCAGCAAGGGGAACCTGAGCATCGTCGTCCCGGTGAGCGCGGTCGGCGGGGTGGCCCTGCCGGTGGTCGTCGGCGTCGCGTTCCTCGGCGACCGCCCCACGGCGGCGGCCTGGCTCGGGATCGCCATCGTGGTGCCCGCGCTGTGGCTGGTGTCCCGGTCCCGGTCGGACGAGGGGGGCCGGGTCCGCGCGGCCCTCGCGAACGGGCTCGCCGCGGGGGCCGGGATCGGCGTCCAGTACCTGGCCCTCGCCCAGGCGGGAGACGACTCCGGGATCTGGCCCGTCGCGGCGGGACGGGTCGCGGCCGTCCTCGCGATCGCGCCGATGATGTGCTCGGGCGGGCGGCGCCTTCCGGGCGGGACGGTGTGGCTCTGGTCGGCGGTGAACGGCGGCCTCGCGGCGGCGGCGCTCGTCTGCTACCTCCTCGCGACCCGGCAGCAGCTCGTCGTCATCGCGGTCGTGCTGTCCTCGCTGTATCCGGTGGTCCCGGTGCTGCTCGGCGTCACGGCGCTGCGCGAGCGCCTGTCGCGGACGCAGGCCGCGGGCCTGGCCGGCGCCGCCGCGGCCGTCGTCCTGCTGACCCTCGCGGCGGGGTGAGGACCACTCCTTGTCGGCTGCGACCAGGCGCATCCGCCGAGTGTGACAAGGAACCGGGCGGCGTTGTCACCGATGTGAGTGTCTTGTGTGACGCACGCCACCTAGCCTGGCGGGCCGAGTGTCCGCTGACGGAGGTGACACTTTGACGGAGCTGTACGAGAGGTCCGCCCAGGCCGACGATCTGTCAGGGGAACCCTGGCGCGACGTACCGCGAGAAGAGGCGCAGTGGATGCGCCCGCACCTTCCGGCCCTGGTCGACTCCATGGTGGAGGGCGTGCTGCGGCACGTCCCCGAGTACGCGCGCCCCGACGACCCCGTCTACATCGAGGTGATGCGGCTCGCGACGGCGCAGGGCATGGGGCACTTCGTGCAGATGATCGCCGACCCCGACACCTCCTGGCAGGAGGTGCACCAGGTCTACTTCGACATCGGGTACGGGGAGGCGGTCGAGGGTCGCGGGCTGGAGCACCTGCAGAACGCGATGCGGGTCGCCTCCAGGACCGCGTGGCGGTACCTGTCGCGGGAGGCCGACCGGCTGAAGAAGCCCCGCGACCTGGCGATCGCGCTCACCGAGGCGAACTTCGCGTACCTGGACCTGCTGGCGTCCGCCGCCGCGCAGGGCTACGCCCGGGCGCGGGAGAAGACCGCGGGTGAGCGCGAGCAGCGCCGCGGCCGGCTGCTGAGCCTGCTGCTGTCCGACCCGGGGGCGCCGCGGGAGGTCGTCGCCGAGCAGGCCAACCTCGCCGGCTGGCCGCTGCCCGAGCGGCTGGCGGTGATCGTGCTGGAGCCGCGGCCCGGCAGCGGCGGGGAGGGGCCCGCCGGGCTGCCGCCGTCCCTGCTGAGCGGCATCGACCGCGGGCGGCCGTGCCTGGTGATGCCCGACCCGGACCGCCCCGGCGGCCCCGCCCGGCTGACCGCCACCCTCGGCGGCTGGGCGGGCGCGGTCGGGCCCTCCGTACCGCTGGACCGGGCCGGGATCTCGCTGCACTGGGCGCACCGGACGCTCGACTCGATGGCGGCCGGACGGCTCGGCCGGCAGGGCCCCGGCGCGCTCGTCCACGCCGACCGGTACGTGCCCGACCTGCTGCTGGAGGAAGGCTGGACGCTCGCCGAGGCGGCGGCGCGGCGGCGGCTGGCCCCGCTCACCGCGCTCGGCCCGCACCGCGGCGGCCGGCTGGCGGTGACGCTGCTGGAGTGCCTCAAGCACGGCTTCAACGCGACGGACGCGGCGGAGGCGCTGTGCGTGCACCCGCAGACCGTCCGGTACCGGCTGGCGCAGCTGCACGAGATCTTCGACTACGACATCGAGGACCCGGCGATCCGGCTGGAGCTGATGCTGCTGCTCCCCGTCTGGCTGCGCGACGGCGCCGACGGGGAGCACGCGTGAGGAGCCCGGTCCCGGCTCACGCGGACCGGGACGCCGCCTCCGCGACCGGCAGCCTCCCGTCGAGGTAGTCCTGCCGGCACGCCGACCGGGCGATCTTCCCGCTGCTGGTGCGCGGCAGTCCGCCCGGCTCGATCAGCACGAAGTCGTGCACGCGCAGGTCATGCTGCTGCTTCACGGCCGTCCGCACCGCCCGCGCCACCTCGTCCTGGTCGAGCAGCGCGATCGGCACCCGGCGGTTCCGCTCGGCCACCACGACCAGGCCCTCGGTGTCGCCGGTGTCGACCGCCACCGCGCAGGCGTACTCGCGGCGGACCGCCTTGTGCGCGCCGGAGACGGTGAACTCGATGTCCTGCGGGTAGTGGTTGCGCCCGTCCACGATGACCAGGTCCTTGATCCGGCCGGTGACGAACAGCTCCCCGCCGTGCAGGACGCCGAGGTCCCCGGTGCGCAGCCACGGGGAGCGCGGCAGGTCGCCGTGGCCCGCGAGCTTCGCCTCGAACGTCTCCCTGGTGGCCTCGGGACGCCCCCAGTAGCCGGCGGCGACGTTCGGGCCGTGCACCCAGATCTCGCCGACGGCGCCGTCCGCGAGCCGCACGCCGGTCTCGGGGTCGGCGATGGCGACGTGCTGGCCGTAGGACGTCCCGCAGGCGATCAGCTGGATCGCGCCGGGCGCGCCCGCGTCGCACGGTTCGGCGGTGCCCCGGCGCAGCCCCTCGTGGTCGAAGGCGACGCGGGTCGGCTCCCGGAAGCGGGACGACGCCGACACGTACACGGTCGCCTCGGCCAGCCCGTACGCGCACACCTGCGCCTCGGGCCGCAGCCCGCAGTCCTTGAACGCCTCGTAGAAGCCGGTGAGCGTGCTCTCCCGGATCGGCTCCGCGCCGTTCATGAAGACCTGCACGCCGCTCAGGTCGAGCTTCGCCTTCTCCTCCTCCGTGACCTGCGCGGTGAGGTACTCGTAGGCGAAGTTGGGGCCGCCGGTGAACGCGTGGCTCTGCGCGCTGAGCAGCTCCAGCCAGCGGACGGGGCGCATGACGAACGCCACCGGATCCATGATCACGCCCGGGTTGCCGTACACCAGCGGCAGCGCGACGGTGGTGACCAGGCCCATGTCGTGGAAGACGGGCAGCCAGTTCACGCCGGACGACACGCGCGGGATGCCCTCGAACGTCCGCCACAGCTGCTCGGCGTTCGTCGCGAAGTTCCCGTGCGTGATGATGACGCCCGCGGGGGTGCGGGTGGAGCCGGAGGTGTACTGGAGGTAGGCGACGTCGCCCGGGTCGATGGGCTCGGGCGTCCAGTCGAGCGCCGCGTCCACCTCGTCCGCGACGATGATCTCGGCGGGCTCCCGGACGGAGCCGCCCGCGAGGAACGAGCGGACGTGCGGCAGCGAGGCGCTGGTGGTGATCACGACGTCGGGTTCGGCGTCCTGGTAGACGGCGAGGAGCCGGTCGCCGTGGCCCGGCAGGTCCGGGGAGAACAGCGGGACGCCGATGACGCGGGCGTACATGGCGCCGAGGAACGCGGTGACGTAGTGCAGGTCCTGCGGGGCGAGCAGCGCGACGCGGCGTCCGGGCTCGGTGGCCCGGCGGATGGCGGCGGCGATGCTGCGGGCGCGCCGGTCCAGCTCTCCCCAGGTGACGTCGGTGGCGACGCCATCCGGGTCCGTCATGTAGTCCATGAAGGTGTAGGCGCGGTCGCCGGGGAAGTCCTTGGCGAACCGGGCGAGCCGCTCGATCAGCGGCGTGCGGTCGAGCGGGGGAAGGTCGGTCATGCTCGCTCTCCGGTGCTGGGGGCGGTCACGCGGCGGGCGGCGAGGCGCTCGTGGTCGGGCCAGCGGACGTCCCAGACCCAGCCGAGCCTCTCGAAGACCCAGATGACGCGGGCGCTGATGTCGATCTGCCCCTTCAGGACGCCGTGCCGCGCGCAGGTCGGGTCGGCGTGGTGCAGGTTGTGCCAGGACTCGCCGAACGACGGGATCGCCAGCCACCACACGTTGCGGGCCCGGTCGCGCGTCTTGAAGTCCTCCTTGCCGAACACGTGGCAGATCGAGTTGATCGAGAACGTGATGTGGTCGCCGACGAAGACGCGCATCACCCCGCCCCAGAACAGCGCGGTGACGGCGCCGTGCCACGACCAGGTGAGCAGCGCGCCCAGCCCCATCGGGACGAGGAACGTCGACAGCACGATCACGGCGTACACGGGGTCGAGGGACAGGAACCGGATGTCCCTGTCCTTCAGCAGGTCGGGCGCGTACTTGCTGCGGGACGTGCGCTCCTTGCTGAAAAGCCAGCCCATGTGCGCGTGGTAGAGCCCCTTGGTGAGCCCCCACACGCCGGGCCCGTACGCCCAGGGCGAGTGGGGGTCGCCCTCCTGGTCGGCGTACTTGTGGTGGCGGCGGTGGTCGGCGACCCAGCGGACCACCGAGCCGTGCATGGCCTGCCCGCCGAGGATCGCGAGGGCGATCCGCAGCCACCGCTTGGCCTTGAATCCGCCGTGGGTGAAGTGCCGGTGGTAGCCGACCGTGATCCCGATCGCGTTCAGCGGATACAGGAACGCGAAGATGGCCACGTCGGTCCAGCCGATCCCCCAGCCCCACAGGAAGGGGACGGCGCCCAGCAGCCCGATGACGGGCCCCACCACGAACACCACGACCGCGACGCGCTCGGGGAACGGGACGGTGCCGGACAGGTCCGGCTGCGGGGTGCGGCTGCCGACGTCGGCGACGCCCGCTGTCATGTTCACGACTCCCTTGGTCTCGTGTAGCTGCGTTTGGTGTGCGTCTCGGCTTCGCGGTCAGCAGTTGCCCTGGGCGGGCTTGCCCTCGAAGCGGTCACCGAGGAAGTTGGTCACGTCCCCGGCGGCTCCCCAGTCGGTGGACAGGTGCTCGGCCGGGTAGGTGTTCTTCCACGTCGTGGTGATGCCGGCCTTGCAGTAGGCCTGGCGGGTGGCGTCCTCGGTCTCGTGCGGGATGATCTCCTCGAGCCAGCCGCGGTACTGGAACACCGGGAAGCCGATCCTGTACGTGGCGCCGGAGGACGGGGTGCCGATGCCGACTCCGAGCTTCTGCCGGTCGACGATGTCGCCCCAGGTGACGCCGCCGGGGCCCCTCAGCGCGTAGATCTGCCCCAGCGACAGGCCGTCCGTGGAGAAGCTCTCGGCCCTCGCGCCGAGGAAGACCGCGAGCGTCCCGTACAGGCAGTTGGACCTGACGTCCTTGATCGCCTGCACGCCCCGGTCGTTCATCAGCTCGTCGAAGGGCATCTCCGGGTGGGCGGCGTGCAGGCCGACGAGCGCGTCGGCGAGGAAGCCCGCGAACAGGCTGCCGTTGAGCTGTTCGGCCGTCAGCTTCAGGTCGCCGGGCACGCCGCCCGCCGCCGCGCCGACGACCTTCAGCTCCGGCGCGTAGGACGAGGCGAGCTGCGCGCCCCACAGCGCGGCCGCACCGCCCTCGGAGTAGCCGGAGATGCCGACCGCGCCGTCCGCCGTGAGGGGTCCGCCGGGGATGCGGCGCGACGTCCGGACGGCGTCGAGCAGCGCATGCCCCGCGTTCGCGCCGACCATGTAGGTGTGGACCTGCCCGGCGAGGTACCCGGCGCCGTCGGTGGCGGCGACCGCGAAGCCCGCCTTGAGGAACAGCGTCAGGTTCGCGCCCTCGTACATGTCGACGTACTCGCCGGCGAGCTGCTTGGAGAAGGCGCACTGCGGGCCGGAGCCGAGCGTGCCGGGGTTGAACGCGACGGTCGGGCGGGACCCGCCCTTCGTCCAGGCCGCGTCGGGGACGGCGACCGTCCCGGTCACCACGTTCCCGGCGCCCTTGGCGTCGGTCGAGACGTACCGGACCTTCCACGCCTTCATCGGGACGTCGCCGGGGATGTTCGTCAGCTTCGCCGGACGGCAGGCGAGCAGATCCCCCGGGCTCCCCGTGACCGTCGCGGGCGGCGCCGCGTAGATCTCCGCGTCGGTCGCGTCGCAGCCGGAGGGCACGGCGGCGGCCGGGGGCGCGGCGACGGGCACGGCGAGGGCCGCGCCGAGCGCCGCGGTGGTGAGCAGGCTGCGGAAGCGCATTCTCGCTCCAGGAGTGGACTGGAAACCGAATGCTGACGACTGTCTCCCACCCGGCGCGACGCGCGGAATGAAGTCCTGTCACATGCCGGGGCGCCGTTATTAGCACTCAACTCAAGATCTGAGGAGGTCGGCCACCTTCCCGATCCCGTCCCGGATCGCGGTCTCGGTGAGGTCGCCGAAGCCGAGGACGAGACGCGGCGGCTCGGCCGCGCCGGACGCCCGGTAGGTGCTCATCCCGTACAGGCCGACCGACCGCCTGCGCGCCTCGGCGACGACGCGCCGCTCGTCCGTCCCGCCGGGGAGGTGCGCGACGGCGTGGAAACCCGCGGCCAGCCCGGTCAGCCGGACGGCGGGCGCGTGCTCGGCGAGGGCCGCGACGAGCGCCGCGCGGCGCCCGGCGTAGAGGGGGCGCATCCGGCGCAGGTGCCGCCCGTAGCGGCCGGACTCGATGAGCGCGGCGAGCGCGAGCTGGTCGAGCACGGGCGAGCCGCGGTCGGCGAGCCGCTTCTCCTCCGCCACCGCCCGGGTCAGCGCGGGCGGGCACAGGATCCAGCCGAGCCGGACGCCCGGGGCCAGCGACTTGCTGACCGTCCCGAGGCCGAGGACGCGGCCGGGCGCGAGCCCCTGCACCGACCCCACGGGCTCCCGGTCGTAGCGGAACTCGGCGTCGTAGTCGTCCTCGACGACGACCCCGTCCCGCTCGCACGCCCAGTCGGCGAGGGCGCGGCGCCGCTCGGGGGCCAGCACGACGCCGGTCGGCCACTGGTGCGCCGGGGTGACGACGACCGCGCGGGCGCCGCTCGCGTCCAGCGCGTCCACGTCCAGCCCGAGGTCGTCCACCGGGACGGGCACCGCCTCGATCCCGGCGCGATCCGCGGCGGCCATGGTCGCGCCGTCGCCGTAGCCGGGGTCCTCGAACGCCACGCGGCGGACGCCCCGGCGGGCCAGGACGTGCAGGACGATGCCGAGCCCCTGGGCGAAGCCGCCGCAGACGACGATGTCGTCGGCCTCGGCGACCGCCGCTCGCACCCGCCGCAGATGACCGGCGAGGACGCCCCGCAGGACCTCGCTGCCGCGCGGGTCGCCGTAGCCGAGCGCCTCGTTCCGCACCGTCCGGGCGACCTCCCGCTGCGCCCACGACCAGTCGCCGCGCGGGAAGGACGCCAGGTCGGGCACGCCCGCGGCGAAGTCGACGCGGAGCCGGGAGGCGTCCGGCGGCGCGCCGGGCGCCGGTTCGTCGTCGACCGCGCGGACGGATGCCACGCGGGTGGCCGACCCCGTCCGCGCGCACAGGTATCCCTCGGCGTTGAGCTGGCCGTAGCACTCCTGGACGAGACCGCGGGAGACGCCGAGCTGGCGGGCCAGCTCGCGGGACGACGGCAGCCGCTCCCCCGCCTTCAGCCGTCCGGTGCAGATCGCGTCGCGCAGCGCGGTCTCCAGCTGGGAGC is a genomic window of Actinomadura citrea containing:
- a CDS encoding fatty acyl-AMP ligase, with the translated sequence MTDLPPLDRTPLIERLARFAKDFPGDRAYTFMDYMTDPDGVATDVTWGELDRRARSIAAAIRRATEPGRRVALLAPQDLHYVTAFLGAMYARVIGVPLFSPDLPGHGDRLLAVYQDAEPDVVITTSASLPHVRSFLAGGSVREPAEIIVADEVDAALDWTPEPIDPGDVAYLQYTSGSTRTPAGVIITHGNFATNAEQLWRTFEGIPRVSSGVNWLPVFHDMGLVTTVALPLVYGNPGVIMDPVAFVMRPVRWLELLSAQSHAFTGGPNFAYEYLTAQVTEEEKAKLDLSGVQVFMNGAEPIRESTLTGFYEAFKDCGLRPEAQVCAYGLAEATVYVSASSRFREPTRVAFDHEGLRRGTAEPCDAGAPGAIQLIACGTSYGQHVAIADPETGVRLADGAVGEIWVHGPNVAAGYWGRPEATRETFEAKLAGHGDLPRSPWLRTGDLGVLHGGELFVTGRIKDLVIVDGRNHYPQDIEFTVSGAHKAVRREYACAVAVDTGDTEGLVVVAERNRRVPIALLDQDEVARAVRTAVKQQHDLRVHDFVLIEPGGLPRTSSGKIARSACRQDYLDGRLPVAEAASRSA
- a CDS encoding MarR family winged helix-turn-helix transcriptional regulator; protein product: MHDRVANLLGAASLAVTDLVLAGATDAGRVGASGAAALVVLSHAPGLGVTELGRRVGLTQSAAARMVDGLQAAGQVRRRPGGGRAVQVLLTPEGEESVRAMLAARGAPLAGVLAVLDDAEREVLTGLLAKLLARLYEEIGDSEVICRLCDRGCCTSGGVCPVGQAERDAGRA
- the selB gene encoding selenocysteine-specific translation elongation factor encodes the protein MTHVVATAGHVDHGKSTLVRALTGMEPDRLEEERRRGLTIELGFAWTTLPDGERIAFVDVPGHERLVTTMLAGVGPVPAVMFVVAADQGWQRQSAEHLAVLDALGVRHGLLVVTRCDLADAAAADRVREEALARLAATSLGRVESVVVSGATGEGLDGLRAALERLTGSLPEPDRDADVRLWIDRVFTVRGRGTVVTGTLGAGTISVGDRLAAGDALLRVRGLQSLKEDHREVGAVARVAVNLHGDAGEIGRGDALLAPGRWLTADVVDVRLRGDAAPDLPRELTLHAGSAAVPVHVRPLGEDTARLSLRRPLPLRVGDVALLRDPGRHRVPAGATVLDVRPEPFARRGAAAARARVLAAMSGRPDGAEELRRRGLISRSDLVAMGVPVPFEPVAGEWLADPAHWKDLRERLAAAVEEHAAANPADPGLPADAARRALGLPDRVLVDALAGGLRRREGRIYGRTTSPELPPPVREAVEAVRRDLAAAPFQAPDANRLAELGLTPKMLAVAAATGALLRVADGVVLLPGDDARAAELLARLGGPFTLSEARRALGTSRRVAVPLLEYLDDRGYTVRVDDLRRRCTGRQA
- a CDS encoding PucR family transcriptional regulator, with protein sequence MTELYERSAQADDLSGEPWRDVPREEAQWMRPHLPALVDSMVEGVLRHVPEYARPDDPVYIEVMRLATAQGMGHFVQMIADPDTSWQEVHQVYFDIGYGEAVEGRGLEHLQNAMRVASRTAWRYLSREADRLKKPRDLAIALTEANFAYLDLLASAAAQGYARAREKTAGEREQRRGRLLSLLLSDPGAPREVVAEQANLAGWPLPERLAVIVLEPRPGSGGEGPAGLPPSLLSGIDRGRPCLVMPDPDRPGGPARLTATLGGWAGAVGPSVPLDRAGISLHWAHRTLDSMAAGRLGRQGPGALVHADRYVPDLLLEEGWTLAEAAARRRLAPLTALGPHRGGRLAVTLLECLKHGFNATDAAEALCVHPQTVRYRLAQLHEIFDYDIEDPAIRLELMLLLPVWLRDGADGEHA
- the selA gene encoding L-seryl-tRNA(Sec) selenium transferase, producing MDRGAGPAAGEDERRRITRTDVLLAEPRLAGAAGRLGRGVVKAAIAAAQRRARAGEIAPEAVADAAVASLPPSASGLHPVINATGVLLHTNLGRAPLSAAAREAVAVASGATDVELDLETGRRAERGRSALAALRERVPQAEAAHLVNNGAAALVLAAAVLAPGREIVISRGEMVEIGDGFRIPELLAATGARLREVGTTNRTAPDDYAAAVGEATGFILKVHPSNFRVTGFTRGAGVAELTGLGVPVVADIGSGLLVPEPLLPDEPDAASMLKAGADLVTASGDKLLGGPQCGLLLGKDELVRRLARHPLARALRVDKLTLAALEATLRGPLTPTGEGLRADAAAVRERAERLAARLRDAGVDAVAVGSEAAVGGGGAPGVVLPSAAVSVPEPYAARLRRGTPAVMGRVEDGRCLLDLRSVPPDQDGVLAEAVRAQTIRAEAR
- the selD gene encoding selenide, water dikinase SelD; its protein translation is MTGPPTKRLTQYAHGGGCACKIPPGELEEVVAGLGAAPASPNADLIVGLDTGDDAAVVRLQDGLAAVATADFFTPVVDDPYDWGRIAAANALSDVYAIGGRPLVAVNLLAWPRGVLPFDLAREVLRGGLDVAAEAGCHVGGGHSVDDPEPKYGMAVTGVADPARLLRNDAGKPGTPLSLTKPLGLGVLNNRHKATGEVFAHAVATMAALNRDASAAALDAGIACATDVTGFGLLGHLYKMARASGVTAVVDAAAVPYLDGARASLRDGYVSGGTRRNLDWVAPHTDFGAAGEDERLLLADAQTSGGLLLAGEIPGAPVIGELIPAGVHPIVVR
- a CDS encoding EamA family transporter, with amino-acid sequence MTGVLLALASALLYGVADVWGGLLSRRADFAAVALLGQIGGLACAVAAALAVPARAVSAGDLAWGALSGAGTGLAMVFLYRGISKGNLSIVVPVSAVGGVALPVVVGVAFLGDRPTAAAWLGIAIVVPALWLVSRSRSDEGGRVRAALANGLAAGAGIGVQYLALAQAGDDSGIWPVAAGRVAAVLAIAPMMCSGGRRLPGGTVWLWSAVNGGLAAAALVCYLLATRQQLVVIAVVLSSLYPVVPVLLGVTALRERLSRTQAAGLAGAAAAVVLLTLAAG